In Nocardioides daphniae, the DNA window GAGCGGCGCCTGTGGCCGGACAGTCAGACCTCGTACGTCGAGCGCCACTGCCCGCAGACCCGACTCGAACGGGTTGGCGGCCAGGTCGGTCGCGGCAGCGGCCACCCTGCGGGCCTGACGCGCGCCGTGCCCCCTGGCCTCCCCAGCGACTCGGGCGAGCCATCCGGGGGTGCGCCCCTGACGCAGCGCCGAGTCGGCGAAGGCGAGTGCCGCAGGGAACGAGCAAGCCCGCAGGCAGTCGAGCATCGTGCGGTCCGGCGACGTGAGACCGTCACGGACGTCGTCGGGATGCAGGTCGACCCGGTGCAGCGTCACGTCCCGCGAGCGCTCCTGGCTGACCCGCCGGCGAACCGGCAGGGTCACGTGGGGCTGCTCAGGCGCCAGGAGCACCGGCCACCCGTGGTGCAGCGCTGCGCTCTCGTGCGAGAGCACGCCGTTGAGCGCGTGCGCACGCCGGCGGTCGGCTGCAACACCCGGCAGGGCGAAGCGCCCACGCCCCACCCTGACCAGCCGCCCGACCTCCACCGCTCGGTCCAGCGCCGTCCGGCCGAGCGGCGCCTCGAGCTCGGCACGCGTGGCCAGCCCACCGGACCGGCGCAGCAGCTCCTCGACCTCCACACCCCCACGGTGCCGCAACGACGACGGGCCCCGTGGAGTCTCTCCACAGGGCCCGTCGGCTCAGCTCAGCTCAGGCGCCGCACGCCGGCGCGGCCGGCGGCAACGGGGCAGGCACGCCGATCGACGGCATCCCGAGCCCCACGCCGGCAGTGGGCGCAGGTGCAGCGGTGCGCTTCTCCCAGGCGTCGCCCGAACGGGTGCGGCGCACCGCGCGGATCGGGGCATCGGCGATCAGGTGGTGCGGGGCCGCGCGGGTGATCTCGACGGTGACCATGTCGCCGGGACGCACGGAGTCGGCGTCGACCTCGGAGAAGTCGGTCGCGAAGTGGACCAGGCGGTTGTCCGGGCCACGGCCCGACAGCCGGTGCGTCTCGCCGTCCTTGCGGCCCTCTCCCTCGGAGACCATCAGCTCGACGGTGCGACCGACGATCTTCTTGTTCTCCTCCCAGGTGATCTCCTCCACCAGTGCAGCGAGGCGTTGGTAGCGGTCCTTCACCACGGCGGGGTCGACCTGGTCGGGCATCGTCGCGGCGGGCGTCCCCGGACGGATCGAGTACTGGAAGGTGAACGCCTGCGCGAAGCGCGCCTGCCGCACGACCTCCATCGCTGGAGGAAGTCCTCCTCGCTCTCACCGGGGAAGCCGACGATGATGTCGGTGGAGATCGCGGCGTCGGGGATCGCGGCGCGGACCTTGTCGAGGATGCCGAGGAACTTCTTCTGGCGGTAGGACCGGCGCATCGCCCGCAGCACCACGTCGGAGCCCGACTGCAGCGGCATGTGCAGCTGCGGCATCACGTTCGGCGTCTCGGCCATCGCCTCGATCACGTCGTCGGTGAACTCGGCCGGGTGGGGCGAGGTGAAGCGCACCCGCTCGAGGCCCTCGATCTCGCCGCAGGCGCGCAGCAGCTTCGAGAAGGCCTGGCGGTCGCCGAACTCGACGCCGTACGCGTTGACGTTCTGCCCCAGCAGGGTGACCTCGGTGACGCCCTCCGCGACCAGCGCCCGCACCTCGGCGAGGATGTCGCCGGGGCGCCGGTCCTGCTCCTTGCCGCGCAGCGACGGGACGATGCAGAAGGTGCAGGTGTTGTTGCACCCGACCGAGATGGAGACCCACGCGGCGTACGCGGAGTCGCGCTTGGTCGGCAGCGTCGAGGGGAAGACCGACAGCGACTCGAGGATCTCGACCTGGGCGGCCTCCTGCGACCGGGCCCGGTCGAGCAGGGCCGGCAGCGAGCCGATGTTGTGGGTGCCGAAGACCACGTCGACCCACGGCGCCTTCTTGACGATGAGGTCTCGGTCCTTCTGCGCCATGCAGCCGCCGACGGCGATCTGCAGGTCGGGCTTCTTGGCCTTCACCGGGGCGAGGTGGCCGAGGTTGCCGTAGAGGCGGTTGTCGGCGTTCTCGCGCACGGCACAGGTGTTGAAGACGACGACGTCGGCCTGCTCACCGTCCGGCGCGGCGACGTAGCCCGCGTCCTCGAGCAGCCCGGTGAGGCGCTCGGAGTCGTGGACGTTCATCTGGCACCCGTAGGTCTTCACCTCGTACGTGCGGGGCGCAGGTCCAGCGGCAGGGGTCACGTCGAGCGTGGCGGCAGGCAGGGCAGGCTGTGCAGTCATGGCGCCTTCAAGGGTACGGCGGTGCGGCGGCAGGCACAGAAATCCCGCGCCAGCGCGGGGTCAGGTGGGCGACTGCGTACGGTCGTCGACCGGCAGCTCGGGCCACGACGCGAGGCGTGACTCGAGCTCGGCGACGGTGCCGTGCGGGAAGCCGTACGCCTGCCACGCGGCCGCGGAGGAGTCGCTGGCGACGTCCTCGAGGACGGACTGCGAGGCGTCGACCACGGCCCGGACCAGGTCCTGGAGCGGGACGCTCCCCTCCCAGACGGTGTGGCCGTCGTCGTCGCGCGCCTCGGGGGCGTACGTCGTCACGTGGACGATCCGGACCAGCACGGCGCCGCCGGCACGGCGCAGGAGCCAGCGGAACTCACCGGGGTCCTCGGCCCAGGCGCAGCGCGCCTCCTCGGCACCCGCGCAGAGGTCGGAGACCGCGCGGAGCAGGTCGCCGAGGGCGTCGGTGACGTGCGAGGCGGAGACCACCGCGCGCAGTCCGCGCAGGGAGATTCCCGCCGTGGCCCACCCTCCGGGGCCCACGTCGAACCAGAACTGCAGTCTCTGCGACGACGCCCAGTCGCCCCAATGGGTCGGTCGGACCACCGCCCCCACCTCCTGTTCCCGAGAACGGCCGAAAGGTAGCAGTCAGGTCACAGAGCGGTAAAGGTAGTCCTTCCGGGCCACCCCGCAGTGGCCCGGATCACCACTGTGGGACTACGTTCAGGGGCATGACAGCCGCGGTGGAGCACCAGAGCAGCGCCCCGAGCACCGAAGGACTGGTCGTCCTCAAGGGCGTGAACAAGTACTTCGGGGCCATGCACGCCCTCAAGGACATCAACCTGTCGATCAAGCGCGGCGAGGTCGTGGTCGTGATCGGGCCGTCGGGCTCGGGCAAGTCCACGCTCTGCCGCACGATCAACCGGTTGGAGACGATCTCCGACGGCGAGATCCTCATCGACGGACAGCAGCTCCCGCAGGAGGGCAAGGCCCTGGCGGGCCTGCGCGCCGAGGTGGGCATGGTCTTCCAGTCGTTCAACCTCTTCGCGCACAAGACGATCCTCGAGAACGTCACGCTCGGCCCGATCAAGGTCCGCAAGCAGAAGAAGGAAGAGGCCGAGAAGCACGCCATGGAGCTCCTCGAGCGCGTGGGCGTGGCCGCCCAGGCCCAGAAGTACCCGGCCCAGCTCTCGGGCGGCCAGCAGCAGCGCGTGGCGATCGCCCGCGCCCTGGCCATGGAGCCGAAGGTGATGCTCTTCGACGAGCCCACCTCCGCGCTCGACCCCGAGATGATCAAGGAGGTCCTCGACGTCATGGTCGACCTCGCCAAGCAGGGCATGACCATGGTCGTGGTGACCCACGAGATGGGCTTCGCGCGGACGGCCGGCGACCGGGTGATCTTCATGGCCGACGGCGCGATCGTGGAGGAGAACAGCCCCGAGGAGTTCTTCACCAATCCGCAGAGTGATCGAGCCAAGGACTTCCTGGGCAAGATCCTCAAGCACTGACCCGGGCCGGGGTCCAGCCCCGGTCTCGTCCACGTCCACAACAGAGGGAGAAACAGATGAGGTTCACCAGGACGAAGGCCCTCGCGGTCGCCACCGGGCTCGCGCTGGCCCTTGCCGCCTGCGGTGACGCGGGGGACGACGGTGACGACGGCGCTGACGTCGACGTCGCGGAGAACGCGGCCGACGACTTCGACGAGGGCACCCGCATGAAGGCGCTCGCCGAGGACGGCAAGATCCGGATCGGCGTCAAGTTCGACCAGCCGGGCATCGGCTTCAAGGGCGCCACCGACGACGCGCCGCGCGGCTTCGACCCCGAGATCGGCAAGATCCTCGCCGCCGACCTGGGCATCCCCGCCTCCGACATCGAGTGGGTCGAGACGGTCTCCACCAACCGCGAGCCCTTCCTCGAGCAGGGTGAGGTCGACCTCGTCATCGCGTCGTACTCGATCACCGACGAGCGCCGCAAGGTCGTCGGCCAGGCCGGCCCCTACTACGTCACGGGCCAGCAGCTGCTGGTGCGCTCCGACAGCGACATCGAGACCCTCGACGACGTGAAGGGCACCGAGGTCTGCTCGGTCACCGGCTCCACGTCGCTCGACAACATCAAGGCCGAGGGCGCCAAGCCCCGCGGCTTCGACACCTACTCCGAGTGCGTCGACCAGGTGCTCGACGGCGCGGTCGACGCCATGACCACCGACGGCGCGATCCTGCTCGGCTACGCCGCCGAGAACCCCGACGAGCTGAAGGTCGTCGTCGACCCGTTCTCGGAGGAGCGCTACGGCGTCGGCTACAGCCTCGACCACCCGGAGATGTGTGAGTGGATCACCGACACGCTCGAGGACGCCCAGGAGGACGGTCTGTGGGCCGACGCCTTCGAGTCCACGCTGGGAGAGTCGGGCGTCGAGACGCCCGAGCCGCCCCAGATGGACGCCTGCGCCTGATCCGCTGACGCTTCAACTGCACGACACGGTGCCGGTGGGTCGGGAACGGCCCACCGGCACCTCACAGAGAGGAGGTGCCCTGAATGAACGTGGTGTTCGACAACTTCGACGAGGTCCTCAAGGCCTTCGCGTGACGATCGGGCTCTTCGCGGTGTCCGGCATCGCCTCCATGGTCTGGGGAACGATCCTGGCCGTCTTCCGGGTCGGCCGGTGTCGATCCTCAACAAGGCGGCCGCCCTCTACGTCACCCTCTTCCGCAACACCCCGCTGCTGATGATCTTCATCTTCATGGCGGTCGCGATGCCGAAGCTGGGCTACACGTTCAAGGTCGTCGAAGGGATCGAGATCGGGGGGTGGGAGGTCTCCGCCTTCTTCTTCCGCTCCTGCCTGGCGCTGACCCTCTACACCTCCGCCTTCGTCTGTGAGGCGATGCGCTCCGGCGTCAACGCCGTCCCGCTCGGCCAGGCCGAGGCCGGTCGCGCGGTGGGCCTCACCTTCATCCAGTCGATGCGCCACGTCGTCCTGCCGCAGGCGCTGCGCGCGGTCATCCCGCCGCTCACCAGCGTGCAGGTCGCGCTGCTGAAGAACACCTCCGTGGCCGCCGTCTTCGGCATGGCCGAGGCAGTGGCCACGATGCGCATCCTCACCAACCGCAACTCCGACGAGACGATCCCGATCTTCCTGGCGTTCGCCGTCGGCTACATCATCCTCGTCGAGGTCGTCTCGCTCACCTCGTACGCGATCGAGCGGAAGGTCCGGGTGGCGCGATGAGCAACTCCGTCCTCTTCGACGCCCCCGGCCCCAGGACGGTCGCACGGCACCGCCTCTACTCAGTCCTGAGCGTCCTGGCGCTCCTGGCCCTGGTGGCCTTCGCCGTCTGGCGGCTCCACGACAAGGGCCAGCTCGAGTACGAGCTCTGGGAGCCCTTCCTCACCCCGGAGTACATCGAGTTCATCCTGGTCGACGGTCTGGTGAAGACCGTCCAGATGGCCTTCTTCTCGATCATCTTCGCCATCGTCTTCGGGCTCGTCTTCGGCGTCGGCAAGCTCTCCGACCACCGGGTCTTCCGCTGGACCTCCTGGTTCGTGGTGGAGTTCTTCCGCGCCGTGCCGGTGCTCCTCCTGATGATCTTCGTCTTCTTCCTGCTCGCCATCGGCAACGGCCCGCTCTCCCCGTTCTGGTGCGTGGTGGCCGCGCTCACCCTCTACAACGGGGCGGTGCTGGCGGAGGTCTTCCGGGCCGGCATCAACGCCGTCCCGGTCGGGCAGGCCGAGGCGGCGTACGCGATCGGCATGCGCAAGTCGCAGGTGATGGTCACGGTCCTGCTGCCCCAGGCCGTCAAGATCATGCTGCCGGCCATCATCAGCCAGATGGTCGTGGCCCTGAAGGACACCAGCCTCGGCTACGCCATCCTGGCGCCGGGCCTCACCGCGGTCGGCAAGCCGATCTACCTCGAGTTCAAGAACCAGGTCCCGACGGCCATCGTGATCACCGCGATCTACGTGATCGTCAACCTGCTGCTCACCTGGCTCGCGACGAAGGTCCAGAAGCGGCTGGTCGGCGAGAAGCCGATCCTGGCCGTGGCCGCCACCCCCGCCGCCGCCCCGACCGCGACGACCGGCCCGACGCCGTGACATGAGCGGCTCCGATCGAAAGGGCTCGACCCGGCGGATGACCGGCGCCGAGCGCCGCGAGCAACTCATCACGGTCGGGCGCGGCCTCTTCGCCGAGCGCGGCTTCGAGGGCACCGCCATCGAGGAGGTGGCGACCCGGGCCGGCGTCTCCAAGCCGGTCGTCTACGAGCACTTCGGCGGCAAGGAGGGCCTGTACGCGGTCGTCGTCGACCGCGAGGTCACCGAGCTGCTGCGGCAGATGCGTACGTCGTTGACCCCGCGCGAGCCCCGCGCCCTCCTGGAGTCGTCGGCGATCGCGCTGCTGACCTACATCGAGGCCAGCCCCGACGGCTTCCGGATCATCGTGCGGGACTCCCCACCGGGCGCCTCGACCTCGACCTTCCAGTCGATCATCGGCGACGTCGGCAACCGGGTCGAGGGGCTCCTGGCCGAGGAGTTCGAGCGCCACGGCCTCGACGCCGAGCACGCGCCGATGTATGCGCAGATGCTGATCGGCATGACGGTGACGCTCGGCCAGTGGTGGCTCGACACCCGGAGCCCGGACAAGGACACCGTCGCCGCGCACCTGGTCAACCTGGCGTGGCACGGCCTGACCGGGCTGCACGCGGACCCCGAGCTCCGCACCTGAGGGACTCTCGACGTCAAGAATCTCGACGGTGGGCTACGCTGCCTCCATGCGCGACGAAGTCGACGAACTCGTGGAGGCCTGGGCGCGGGAGCGCGCCGACCTCGACCTGACCCCGGTCGAGGTGTTCAGCCGGATCGGCCGCCTGTCGCGCCACCTCGACCTGGCCCGCAAGGACGCCTTCGCCGCCAGCGGCGTGGAGTCGTGGGAGTTCGACGTGCTCGCGGCCCTGCGCCGGGCCGGAGCGCCCTACGAGCTCTCCCCCGGGCGGCTGCTGCGCGAGACCCTGGTGACCAGCGGCACGATGACCAACCGCGTCGACCGGCTCACCACCCGGGGCCTGGTGGAGCGTCTCCCCGACCCGAACGACCGCCGCGGGGTCCTCGTACGCCTGACGCCCGAGGGCAAGAGCACCGTCGACGCCGCGTTTGAGGCGTTGCTCGACGCCGAGCGGGCCCTCATGCCCGACCTTGACGCCGACGACCGCGACCAGCTCGCGACGCTGCTGCGCCGCCTGCTCGAGCCCTTCAGCTGAGCGCCGGCGCTCAGCCCTCAGCGACCTCGGCCGCCTCGAGCCACTCCATCTCCAGCTCCTCGCGCTCGGCGGCGTTGGTCGAGAGCTGGTCGCTGAGCGCCGACATGCGGTCGTAGTCGTTGCCGGCGGCCAGCTCGGCCAGCTCGGCGTGGAGCTTCTCGTCGGCGGCTACGAGCTTCTCCATCTGCTTGTCGATCCGCGCCATCGTCTTGCGGGCGGCACGGGCCTCGGCGCTGCCGGCCTTCGCCTGCGCGGCCGGGGCCGGCGGGGTCTCCCCCGCAGCAGCCGCGACCGAGGCAGGCGAGGGTGCGGAGGGCTGCGTACGCACCACAGGGGCGGGCAGCCCGGCGGCGCGACGCTCCAGGTATTCGTCCACGCCGCGCGGCAGCATCGAGATCTGCCCGTCACCAGCAGCGCCCACACCGAATCGGTGACCCGCTCCAGGAAGTAGCGGTCGTGGGAGACCACCACCAGCGTGCCGGGCCAGGAGTCGAGGAAGTCCTCGAGCACGTTCAGCGTGTCGATGTCGAGGTCGTTGGTCGGCTCGTCGAGGAGCAGCACGTTGGGCTCGTCGAGCAGCAGCTTCAGCAGCTGGAAGCGGCGCCGCTCACCACCCGACAGGTCGCCCAGCCGGGCGGTGAGCCGGTCGCCCGTGAAGCCGAAGCGCTCCAGCAACGAGGTGGGCGTGAAGGTCTGCCCGTCGGTCGACCTGATCTCGCGCCGGATCGCGTCGACGGTCTCCAGCACCCGGGCGGTGGGGTCGACCTCGTCGATCGCCTGGGTCAGGTGCGCCAGGGCGACCGTACGTCCGTGCTTGACGCGCCCGTGCTGCGGGTCGAGCCGCTGCGAGAGCAGGTTGAGCACGGAGGTCTTGCCGGCACCGTTGACGCCGACGATGCCCACGCGGTCGCCGGGGCCCAGGCGCCAGGTGGCGTGGTCGAGCAGCACCTTCTCGCCGCGGGCCAGGTCGACGTCCTCGAGGTCGATGACGTCCTTGCCGAGCCGCTGGGTGGCGAACTTCTGCAGCTCGAGCCGGTCGCGCGGCTCCGGCACGTCCTCGATCAGGGCGTTGGCGGCGTCGATGCGGAACTTGGGCTTCGACGTGCGCGCCGGAGCACCGCGCCGCAGCCACGCCAGCTCCTTGCGTACGAGGTTCTGTCGCCGCACCTCGCTGGCGGCGGCCTGGCGCTGGCGCTCGGCCTTGGCCAGCACGAAGGCCGCGTAGCCGCCCTCGTAGGCGTCGACCTTGCCGTCGTGGACCTCCCAGGTGGTCTGGCAGACCGCGTCGAGGAACCAGCGGTCGTGGGTCACCACCACCAGCGCCGAGGGCAGCGAGACCAGGTGCTCGGCGAGCCACGCGACCGCCTCGACGTCGAGGTGGTTGGTCGGCTCGTCGAGCACGATGAGGTCGTGCGGCTCCAGCAGCAGCGCGGCCAGCGCGCAGCGACGACGCTCGCCACCCGACAGGCCGTCGACGACGCGGTCGAGGTCGATCCCGGCCAGCAGCTCACGCACCACGCCGCGGGCGGCGGGGTCGCCGGCCCACTCGTGGTCGGCCTTGCCACGCAGCACGGCCTCGCGCACGGTGTGGCTGTCGTGCAGCTCGTCGCCCTGGTGCAGGTAGCCGACGTCGAGGCCGCCGGTGCGCGAGACGCGCCCGGTGTCGGGCTCCTCCAGGCCGGTCATCACCTCGAGCAGCGTGGTCTTTCCGCCGCCGTTGCGACCGACGATGCCGATGCGCTCACCGACGCCGATGCCGAGCGAGACGTCGTCGAGAAGCGGGCGGATCCCGTACGCCTTGGAGACGCGTTCGAGGTTGAGCAGGTTGGCCATCAGTTCTCCGGGAAGGGCGAGGTGTCGACCACGTGGGCGCCGGACACGGGGCCGTGCGCGGTGAGCACCACAGGTCGGACGGAGGAGAGGGAGGAGGCCACGTCGCGGGCCGCCTCCGCCGAGTCGCAGAGGAAGACGCAGGTCGGGCCGGAGCCGGAGACGAGGCCGCGCAGGGCGCCCTCCATCTCGCCCCGGGCCAGCAGCTCACCCAGGTCGGGGCGCAGGTCGACCGCGGCCGCCTCCAAGTCGTTGTGCAGCGCCGCGGCCAGCGCGAACGGGTCGCCGGAGGTCAGCGCGGTCAGCAGCGGCTGGGCGGAGG includes these proteins:
- a CDS encoding glutamate ABC transporter substrate-binding protein — encoded protein: MRFTRTKALAVATGLALALAACGDAGDDGDDGADVDVAENAADDFDEGTRMKALAEDGKIRIGVKFDQPGIGFKGATDDAPRGFDPEIGKILAADLGIPASDIEWVETVSTNREPFLEQGEVDLVIASYSITDERRKVVGQAGPYYVTGQQLLVRSDSDIETLDDVKGTEVCSVTGSTSLDNIKAEGAKPRGFDTYSECVDQVLDGAVDAMTTDGAILLGYAAENPDELKVVVDPFSEERYGVGYSLDHPEMCEWITDTLEDAQEDGLWADAFESTLGESGVETPEPPQMDACA
- a CDS encoding type IV toxin-antitoxin system AbiEi family antitoxin domain-containing protein, which gives rise to MEVEELLRRSGGLATRAELEAPLGRTALDRAVEVGRLVRVGRGRFALPGVAADRRRAHALNGVLSHESAALHHGWPVLLAPEQPHVTLPVRRRVSQERSRDVTLHRVDLHPDDVRDGLTSPDRTMLDCLRACSFPAALAFADSALRQGRTPGWLARVAGEARGHGARQARRVAAAATDLAANPFESGLRAVALDVRGLTVRPQAPLYSGGRFIGRPDLVDLELGIVLESDSFKWHGGRSALVRDARRYNDFTAALAGAPVHLGRRGAGAGAGSNRAGAGNEKAVPIA
- a CDS encoding amino acid ABC transporter permease — encoded protein: MSNSVLFDAPGPRTVARHRLYSVLSVLALLALVAFAVWRLHDKGQLEYELWEPFLTPEYIEFILVDGLVKTVQMAFFSIIFAIVFGLVFGVGKLSDHRVFRWTSWFVVEFFRAVPVLLLMIFVFFLLAIGNGPLSPFWCVVAALTLYNGAVLAEVFRAGINAVPVGQAEAAYAIGMRKSQVMVTVLLPQAVKIMLPAIISQMVVALKDTSLGYAILAPGLTAVGKPIYLEFKNQVPTAIVITAIYVIVNLLLTWLATKVQKRLVGEKPILAVAATPAAAPTATTGPTP
- a CDS encoding amino acid ABC transporter permease — translated: MSILNKAAALYVTLFRNTPLLMIFIFMAVAMPKLGYTFKVVEGIEIGGWEVSAFFFRSCLALTLYTSAFVCEAMRSGVNAVPLGQAEAGRAVGLTFIQSMRHVVLPQALRAVIPPLTSVQVALLKNTSVAAVFGMAEAVATMRILTNRNSDETIPIFLAFAVGYIILVEVVSLTSYAIERKVRVAR
- a CDS encoding amino acid ABC transporter ATP-binding protein; amino-acid sequence: MHALKDINLSIKRGEVVVVIGPSGSGKSTLCRTINRLETISDGEILIDGQQLPQEGKALAGLRAEVGMVFQSFNLFAHKTILENVTLGPIKVRKQKKEEAEKHAMELLERVGVAAQAQKYPAQLSGGQQQRVAIARALAMEPKVMLFDEPTSALDPEMIKEVLDVMVDLAKQGMTMVVVTHEMGFARTAGDRVIFMADGAIVEENSPEEFFTNPQSDRAKDFLGKILKH
- a CDS encoding TetR/AcrR family transcriptional regulator, which encodes MTGAERREQLITVGRGLFAERGFEGTAIEEVATRAGVSKPVVYEHFGGKEGLYAVVVDREVTELLRQMRTSLTPREPRALLESSAIALLTYIEASPDGFRIIVRDSPPGASTSTFQSIIGDVGNRVEGLLAEEFERHGLDAEHAPMYAQMLIGMTVTLGQWWLDTRSPDKDTVAAHLVNLAWHGLTGLHADPELRT
- a CDS encoding MarR family winged helix-turn-helix transcriptional regulator; amino-acid sequence: MRDEVDELVEAWARERADLDLTPVEVFSRIGRLSRHLDLARKDAFAASGVESWEFDVLAALRRAGAPYELSPGRLLRETLVTSGTMTNRVDRLTTRGLVERLPDPNDRRGVLVRLTPEGKSTVDAAFEALLDAERALMPDLDADDRDQLATLLRRLLEPFS